One segment of Gemmatimonadota bacterium DNA contains the following:
- a CDS encoding TonB-dependent receptor, with the protein MTDGVPLRSLLAVLIGVWPCSLSGQEARAPITVAALSGVVLELDERSEEAPVRTLPNIAVSVIDSAGEVVTGVLTDSRGAFSLPDLAPGNYTLRVESIGYAPREIPVRVQPGTGSAPVEVHLTQEAIGLAAVVIRAEGETHRPATVLSGDELVQNLDESLASTVASEPGVNVVSMGPATEAPVIRGLTGDRILVLEDGVRVSDFAATGPDHGIAVDPVSAGRIEIVRGPSALLFGPNALGGVINVVSNSIPAAPVSGLIGSMTLRGRTVTGSRGAAGHVVFPMGGAALSLEGHGSTAGNLKTPLGEVGNSLTESYGFTAGGALFGDASSFGASHRHFRHSYGIPPDPVSGHVDGVDIEMRRDATSGRAIWNDRVGFRSIQLDLSYSWSRLKEFESSGIVGTFHESRVGGLDLLARHDRKGIFSSGALGFHLGLEDLGFAGTLRTPNTLRTTAAAFVYESVEMGPLELEASARVGLGRMRPATDDPDSPIGHVRTRSYGALSGSLGAAVDLTAGASMGVTAARVTRLPHAIELFAEGPHLAAYIFEVGNPDLEAEAGTGYDAYVGWENEWVHLDMVVFRTRFDSYIYSRDADRVSPVQLPVFQFVGEDVQLQGFEMSLEVHPVEWLEFGAVANQVLGTLTEDSEPLPLMPPTQLRTRLDLEAGAWFLGASAEFVAQQRNLGSFETPTDGYSLFDLEGGLRVSFGGRLHLVSLSLENVGDTEYRNHLSRIKHLFPGPGRNLRALYRLVF; encoded by the coding sequence GTGACCGACGGAGTCCCGTTACGGTCGCTGCTGGCGGTTCTGATCGGCGTCTGGCCTTGCTCGCTCTCCGGGCAGGAGGCACGGGCGCCGATCACCGTGGCCGCGCTCTCCGGCGTGGTGCTCGAGCTTGACGAGCGATCCGAAGAGGCTCCGGTCAGGACTCTTCCCAATATCGCCGTCTCGGTGATCGATTCCGCCGGAGAAGTGGTCACCGGCGTTCTGACCGACAGTCGCGGAGCCTTCTCGCTGCCCGACCTCGCACCGGGGAACTACACGCTGCGGGTCGAGAGCATCGGCTACGCCCCACGGGAGATCCCGGTCCGCGTGCAGCCGGGGACGGGCTCGGCCCCTGTCGAGGTCCATTTGACGCAGGAGGCGATCGGGCTCGCGGCCGTGGTCATCCGTGCCGAAGGCGAGACTCACCGGCCTGCGACCGTTCTCAGCGGGGACGAGCTGGTTCAGAATCTCGACGAATCGCTCGCGTCCACGGTCGCGTCCGAGCCCGGTGTCAACGTGGTCAGCATGGGACCGGCTACCGAGGCGCCGGTGATCCGCGGTCTCACGGGCGACAGGATCCTCGTCCTCGAGGACGGCGTTCGCGTTAGCGATTTCGCGGCCACCGGGCCCGACCACGGCATAGCGGTAGATCCGGTTTCCGCCGGTCGGATCGAGATCGTACGTGGGCCGAGCGCCCTTCTCTTCGGCCCCAACGCCTTGGGCGGCGTCATCAACGTCGTGAGCAACTCGATTCCGGCCGCCCCGGTGTCAGGCTTGATCGGGTCGATGACGCTCAGAGGCCGGACGGTGACCGGGTCGAGAGGAGCGGCCGGCCATGTCGTCTTCCCGATGGGGGGAGCCGCTCTCTCCTTGGAAGGGCACGGGAGCACGGCGGGCAACCTGAAGACGCCCCTTGGCGAAGTAGGCAACTCTCTGACGGAGAGCTACGGGTTCACGGCGGGCGGAGCTCTCTTCGGAGACGCCAGTTCCTTCGGAGCCTCGCACCGCCATTTCCGACACAGCTACGGCATTCCTCCGGATCCCGTGAGCGGTCACGTCGACGGCGTCGACATCGAGATGAGGCGCGACGCTACCAGTGGGCGTGCCATATGGAACGACAGGGTGGGCTTCAGGTCGATCCAGCTCGACCTTTCCTACTCGTGGTCGAGGCTGAAGGAGTTCGAGAGTTCCGGAATCGTCGGTACCTTCCACGAGAGCCGCGTGGGCGGTCTCGATTTGCTGGCGCGCCACGACCGCAAGGGCATATTCAGCTCCGGCGCCCTCGGATTCCACCTGGGTCTGGAGGACCTCGGGTTCGCCGGAACGCTTCGGACACCGAACACTCTGCGCACCACGGCGGCGGCGTTCGTCTACGAGTCTGTCGAAATGGGTCCGCTGGAGCTCGAAGCGAGCGCCCGAGTCGGTCTGGGACGGATGCGACCCGCCACCGACGACCCCGATTCGCCCATCGGTCATGTCCGCACCCGCTCTTACGGCGCACTCTCCGGATCCCTCGGTGCGGCGGTCGATCTGACAGCCGGCGCTTCCATGGGCGTGACGGCGGCGAGAGTGACGCGGCTGCCCCACGCGATCGAACTCTTCGCCGAGGGTCCGCACCTGGCGGCCTACATCTTCGAGGTGGGCAACCCGGATCTCGAAGCGGAAGCGGGCACAGGGTACGACGCGTATGTCGGTTGGGAGAACGAGTGGGTTCACCTCGACATGGTCGTTTTCCGGACGCGCTTTGACAGCTACATCTATTCCAGAGACGCGGACCGAGTGAGCCCGGTTCAGCTTCCGGTGTTCCAGTTCGTAGGGGAGGACGTCCAGCTGCAAGGGTTCGAGATGTCTCTCGAAGTCCATCCCGTCGAGTGGCTGGAATTCGGGGCCGTGGCGAATCAGGTTCTCGGTACACTGACCGAAGACTCCGAGCCGCTGCCACTGATGCCGCCCACTCAACTTCGGACACGGCTCGATCTTGAAGCTGGCGCGTGGTTCCTGGGAGCATCGGCGGAATTCGTCGCGCAACAGCGTAACCTGGGCAGTTTCGAGACGCCCACCGACGGATATTCTCTCTTCGATCTGGAGGGCGGTCTCCGTGTCTCGTTCGGCGGTCGGCTGCATCTCGTGAGCCTTAGCCTGGAGAACGTGGGCGACACCGAGTATCGCAACCATCTCTCCCGAATCAAGCACCTCTTCCCGGGTCCCGGAAGAAATCTGCGCGCCCTATACAGGTTGGTGTTCTGA
- a CDS encoding serine hydrolase, giving the protein MKSLACALLLALASCGVNATQSGPGWPGEAWPVSTPEAEGVNAAAIDSLIADIDAGRYGYIDSFLLIRNGRVIADRSWDRSDDYARILAEADDTALHQYNYDHPTWHPFYRGTRLHSLQSVTKSVMSIAFGIAVDEGRIPGPDAPVWPYFEDYGVDLSDSLRAETTIEDFLTMRSGIEWARPGQGYADGSHPTIEMEMSDRWIEYVLSKPVTTEPGTDFDYNDGVSVLLGKIVRETTGQRLDHWTDERLFTPIGIDEFYWKETPTGETDSEGGLYLTTHDLARVAYLMLRGGEWDGRRIVSREWVEASTAPAIPDLVPNNDRPDTGYGYQWWVPYSATKIFAGNGYGGQFVHIVPEYDLISVFNGWTIRDATEMSSWTALQERILPAVR; this is encoded by the coding sequence ATGAAATCCCTCGCATGCGCCCTTCTTCTAGCGCTCGCAAGCTGCGGAGTGAACGCCACCCAGTCGGGCCCGGGATGGCCGGGCGAGGCGTGGCCGGTCTCCACGCCCGAGGCCGAAGGCGTGAACGCAGCCGCGATCGACTCTCTCATCGCCGACATCGATGCTGGGCGATACGGCTACATCGACAGCTTTCTGCTCATCCGCAACGGGCGGGTCATCGCGGACCGTTCCTGGGATCGGAGCGACGATTACGCCCGGATTCTGGCCGAGGCCGACGACACCGCCCTGCACCAGTACAACTACGATCATCCGACCTGGCATCCGTTTTACCGGGGCACGCGGCTCCACTCGCTCCAGTCGGTGACCAAGAGCGTGATGTCGATCGCGTTCGGCATAGCGGTGGACGAAGGGCGCATCCCAGGTCCGGACGCTCCCGTGTGGCCGTACTTCGAAGACTACGGAGTCGACCTCTCCGATTCGTTGCGCGCCGAGACGACCATCGAGGACTTTCTCACTATGAGAAGCGGGATCGAATGGGCCCGTCCAGGACAGGGGTACGCCGACGGAAGCCATCCGACCATCGAGATGGAGATGAGCGACCGCTGGATCGAGTACGTCCTCTCCAAGCCGGTCACGACCGAGCCCGGCACTGACTTCGACTACAATGACGGAGTGAGCGTGCTTCTGGGCAAGATCGTGCGTGAAACCACCGGACAGAGACTCGACCATTGGACCGACGAGCGCCTCTTCACCCCCATCGGCATCGACGAGTTCTATTGGAAAGAGACGCCCACCGGCGAGACCGACAGCGAGGGCGGTCTCTACCTGACCACCCACGACCTGGCCCGCGTGGCCTACCTCATGCTGCGCGGCGGCGAGTGGGATGGCAGACGGATCGTGTCGCGGGAGTGGGTCGAGGCCTCCACGGCTCCGGCGATTCCCGATCTCGTTCCGAACAACGACCGACCCGACACCGGCTACGGCTATCAGTGGTGGGTTCCCTACTCGGCCACGAAGATCTTCGCCGGCAACGGCTACGGCGGGCAGTTCGTTCACATCGTCCCCGAGTACGACCTGATCTCGGTCTTCAACGGCTGGACCATCCGCGACGCCACGGAGATGTCGAGCTGGACCGCGCTCCAGGAACGAATTCTCCCGGCGGTGCGGTAG